From Hirundo rustica isolate bHirRus1 chromosome 1, bHirRus1.pri.v3, whole genome shotgun sequence, a single genomic window includes:
- the ACOT13 gene encoding acyl-coenzyme A thioesterase 13 isoform X1, producing the protein MGFTAESLKEAMKYMLESQGFDRVLRKMKLQSATPGKVVCELKVEEEHTNRGGTLHGGLTATLVDVVSTAALLYTERAMPGVSVDMNITYTSAAKIGEEILITAQILKQGRTLAFATVDLTNKATGKLIAQGRHTKFIGN; encoded by the exons ATGGGATTCACGGCGGAGAGCCTGAAGGAGGCTATGAAATACATGCTGGAGTCGCAGGGCTTCGACCGCGTGCTCCGCAAG ATGAAACTCCAATCTGCAACTCCTGGAAAAGTTGTTTGTGAATTGAAAGTGGAGGAGGAGCATACAAACAGAGGTGGAACATTACACGGAGGTTTGACAGCCACACTTGTGGATGTGGTGTCAACAGCAGCATTGCTGTACACAGAAAGAGCAATGCCTGGGGTCAGTGTGGACATGAACATCAC aTACACTTCTGCTGCTAAGATTGGAGAAGAGATACTGATTACAGCTCAGATTTTGAAGCAAGGAAGAACTCTTGCATTTGCCACTGTGGATTTAACAAATAAGGCTACAGGAAAGTTAATTGCACAAGGTAGACATACAAAATTCATTGgaaattaa
- the ACOT13 gene encoding acyl-coenzyme A thioesterase 13 isoform X2 codes for MFFQDMLMKLQSATPGKVVCELKVEEEHTNRGGTLHGGLTATLVDVVSTAALLYTERAMPGVSVDMNITYTSAAKIGEEILITAQILKQGRTLAFATVDLTNKATGKLIAQGRHTKFIGN; via the exons ATGTTTTTCCAAGACATGTTG ATGAAACTCCAATCTGCAACTCCTGGAAAAGTTGTTTGTGAATTGAAAGTGGAGGAGGAGCATACAAACAGAGGTGGAACATTACACGGAGGTTTGACAGCCACACTTGTGGATGTGGTGTCAACAGCAGCATTGCTGTACACAGAAAGAGCAATGCCTGGGGTCAGTGTGGACATGAACATCAC aTACACTTCTGCTGCTAAGATTGGAGAAGAGATACTGATTACAGCTCAGATTTTGAAGCAAGGAAGAACTCTTGCATTTGCCACTGTGGATTTAACAAATAAGGCTACAGGAAAGTTAATTGCACAAGGTAGACATACAAAATTCATTGgaaattaa
- the C1H6orf62 gene encoding uncharacterized protein C6orf62 homolog codes for MGDPNSRKKQALNRLRAQLRKKKESLADQFDFKMYIAFVFKDKKKKSALFEVSEVIPVMTNNYEENILKGVRDSSYSLESSLELLQKDVVQLHAPRYQSMRRDVIGCTQEMDFILWPRNDIEKIVCLLFSRWKGSDEPFRPVQAKFEFHHGDYEKQFLHVLSRKDKTGIVVNNPNQSVFLFIDRQHLQTPKNKATIFKLCSICLYLPQEQLTHWTVGTIEDHLCPYMPE; via the exons ATGGGGGACCCAAACTCCCGGAAGAAACAAGCTCTGAACAGACTTCGTGCTCagcttagaaagaaaaaagaatctttAGCTGACCAGTTTGACTTCAAGATGTATATTGCCTTTGTGTTCAAAGACAAG aagaaaaagtcAGCACTTTTTGAAGTGTCTGAAGTGATACCAGTCATGACCAATAACTATGAAGAAAATATCCTGAAAGGTGTGCGGGATTCCAGCTATTCTTTGGAAAGTTCCTTAGAGCTTCTGCAGAAGGATGTAGTACAGCTCCATGCACCCCGCTACCAGTCTATGCGCAGG GACGTGATCGGCTGTACCCAGGAGATGGACTTCATTCTTTGGCCTCGTAATGATATTGAGAAGATAGTCTGTCTCCTGTTCTCTCGGTGGAAGGGATCTGATGAACCCTTTAGGCCTGTTCAG GCCAAGTTTGAATTTCATCATGGTGACTATGAAAAACAGTTTCTGCATGTTCTGAGCCGAAAGGACAAGACTGGAATTGTTGTCAACAACCCTAACCAGTCAGTGTTTCTCTTCATTGACAGACAGCACTTGCAG ACTCCAAAAAACAAAGCTACAATCTTCAAGTTATGCAGCATCTGCCTGTACCTGCCACAGGAGCAGCTCACTCACTGGACGGTTGGCACCATAGAGGATCACCTCTGTCCTTACATGCCAGAGTAA
- the GMNN gene encoding geminin: MNPKMKQQLTAEKSSGSLQKYLTDTTCSAAPRQTLKMIQPSAAGSLVGRRNEKKSSVRRKLWNNKIASKACKAEVSVDKEQENENDVIQAEDLMKGSPSSQYWKELAEERRKALYEVLQENEKLHKEIEQKDGEIARLKEENEELMSLAEHVHYMTSVIERLTGQAPDSLETLESLALEESRQENEEHNCGDEADSPSEEQPSQVLSGLRENRSALPSKEAGHLQLE; this comes from the exons ATgaatcccaaaatgaaacagcaacTGACCGCGGAGAAGTCCTCAGGATCTTTGCAG AAGTACCTCACAGATACCACATGCAGTGCTGCCCCAAGACAGACTCTTAAAATGATTCAGCCTTCAGCAGCAGGTAGCCTGGTTGGCAGACGTAATGAG AAGAAATCTTCAGTCAGAAGGAAACTCTGGAATAACAAAATTGCCTCAAAGGCTTGTAAAGCTGAGGTGTCTGTGGACAAGGAGCAAGAAAATGAGAACGATGTCATTCAGGCTGAAGATCTCATGAAAG GAAGTCCTTCATCTCAGTATTGGAAAGAACTGGCTGAAGAGAGGAGGAAGGCTCTGTATGAAGtgcttcaagaaaatgaaaag TTGCACAAAGAAATCGAGCAGAAGGATGGTGAAATTGCCCgcctaaaagaagaaaatgaggagCTCATGTCCCTTGCTGAGCATGTGCATTATATGACCAGTGTGATTGAG AGGCTAACTGGGCAAGCACCTGACAGCCTTGAGACACTGGAGAGTCTGGCTCTAGAGGAATCCAGGCAGGAAAATGAGGAGCATAACTGTGGAGATGAGGCAGACAGCCCTTCTGAAGAACAGCCATCACAAGTATTGTCTGGCTTGAGGGAGAATAGATCAGCTCTTCCTTCAAAGGAAGCAGGCCATTTGCAACTGGAATGA